A single region of the Oryzias latipes chromosome 21, ASM223467v1 genome encodes:
- the galnt5 gene encoding polypeptide N-acetylgalactosaminyltransferase 5: MMRLMKLRRHLRGSGRVLVFVFAASIVWLLFDMAALRVSIDDVNTHILKERVLREREMRRVRATPNLKMEFKHPVQRLDPAAIRDRERPLASDVYREGSKRAVLKDKKDLKRDRFKSVAPQHKADVYNHGVIAKQDAPGKKKVPNLDFGVAVANASQVRANKVVLERDVAKESLHAVASKEKLGVNETIVLESKDLLPSKAMSHQKPNKDPNAQKEPLKPTAHLHVGNISTAVRKSGVHKVLSLDVTHAPRDPNALGQFGRGVILPSSEDEEVRKRWDEGHFNVYLSDRIPVDRAIPDTRPEVCSQAVVHDDLPSTSVIFCFVDEVWSTLLRSVHSVLNRSPPHLLKEIILVDDFSTKDYLKEPLDKYMSQFPKVRIVRLKERQGLIRARLAGAAVATGEVLTFLDSHVECNVGWLEPLLERIYLDRRKVPCPVIEVINDKDMSYMLIDNFQRGIFKWPLVFGWNALSEDYIRKHNITVSDPIRCPVMAGGLFSIDKKYFYELGTYDPGLDVWGGENMEISFKIWMCGGEIEIIPCSRVGHIFRGQNPYSFPKDRQKTVERNLARVAEVWLDEYKDLFYGHGYQHLLDKSVTDIGNLTEQIELRKKLKCKNFKWYLENVYPELDAPLVKAEGLVFNQGLRRCLAMFKDSLSFETCDLNKQSQHFSYTWLRHVRQGDLCIAPQQSLNSFSVVSCDNAKAELRWFHKSSKSTLADHFIAEFASQHMCLEAESRDDSLHLSPCDSNNSFQKWQFTHYYASV; the protein is encoded by the exons ATGATGAGGCTAATGAAGCTGAGGAGACACCTGAGGGGGAGTGGGAGGGTGctggtttttgtgtttgctgctTCCATCGTTTGGCTACTGTTTGACATGGCTGCTCTGAGAGTGTCCATAGACGACGTGAACACTCATATCCTGAAGGAGCGCGTGCTCAGAGAAAGAGAAATGAGGAGGGTCAGAGCCACCCCGAATCTGAAAATGGAGTTCAAACACCCGGTTCAGAGGCTGGACCCGGCTGCCATTCGTGACAGGGAAAGACCACTAGCTTCAGATGTGTACAGAGAGGGGAGTAAAAGAGCAGTCCTGAAGGACAAAAAAGATCTTAAAAGAGACCGCTTTAAATCTGTGGCTCCTCAACACAAAGCTGATGTTTATAATCATGGTGTCATAGCTAAGCAGGATGCTCCTGGGAAGAAAAAGGTACCAAATTTGGACTTTGGTGTCGCAGTAGCCAATGCAAGTCAAGTACGggcaaataaagttgttttagaGCGAGATGTTGCAAAAGAATCTCTCCATGCTGTGgcatcaaaagaaaaacttggcGTAAATGAAACAATCGTGTTGGAGTCCAAAGACCTACTTCCATCCAAAGCAATGTCTCACCAAAAACCCAACAAGGATCCAAATGCACAGAAGGAACCACTAAAACCAACAGCCCACCTCCATGTGGGAAATATCTCCACTGCCGTCAGAAAATCTGGTGTCCACAAAGTGCTTTCTCTGGACGTGACGCACGCCCCTCGAGATCCAAATGCGCTGGGCCAGTTTGGTCGGGGAGTGATCCTTCCCAGTAGTGAGGATGAAGAGGTGAGGAAGAGGTGGGATGAAGGCCATTTTAATGTCTACCTCAGCGATCGGATTCCAGTGGACCGCGCCATTCCTGACACCAGGCCAGAAGT atgttcgCAGGCTGTGGTCCACGACGACTTGCCTTCCACCAGcgtcattttctgttttgtggacGAGGTTTGGTCCACTCTCCTCCGCTCTGTGCACAGTGTGCTAAACAGATCTCCACCACACCTCCTCAAAGAAATCATCCTGGTGGATGATTTCAGTACTAAAG ATTACCTCAAAGAGCCTCTGGATAAATACATGTCCCAGTTTCCCAAAGTGAGAATCGTTCGCCTCAAAGAGCGTCAGGGTCTGATCCGGGCCAGGCTAGCCGGAGCTGCCGTTGCCACAG GTGAGGTTCTTACCTTCCTGGACTCCCATGTTGAATGTAACGTGGGCTGGCTGGAGCCCCTCTTGGAGAGAATTTACCTGGATCGCAGGAAGGTTCCCTGTCCGGTTATTGAGGTCATCAATGACAAAGACATGAG TTATATGCTGATTGACAACTTTCAAAGAGGTATTTTCAAATGGCCTCTGGTGTTTGGCTGGAATGCGCTCTCCGAAGACTACATCAGGAAACACAACATAACAGTTTCAGATCCCATCAG GTGTCCTGTTATGGCTGGAGGGCTTTTTTCTATTGACAAAAAGTACTTCTATGAGCTTGGTACCTATGACCCTGGTCTGGATGTGTGGGGTGGAGAGAACATGGAGATTTCATTTAAG ATCTGGATGTGCGGAGGAGAGATCGAGATTATTCCTTGCTCCCGCGTCGGACACATTTTCCGAGGACAGAATCCATATTCATTCCCGAAGGACAGGCAGAAGACGGTGGAGCGTAACCTGGCCAGAGTGGCGGAGGTTTGGCTGGATGAGTACAAGGACCTTTTCTACGGCCACGGGTACCAGCACTTGCTGGATAAAAGTGTCACCGATATCGGCAACCTTACAGAGCAGatagagctgagaaagaaaCTCAAGTGCAAGAACTTTAAGTGGTACCTGGAGAACGTGTACCCTGAACTGGACGCGCCATTAGTCAAAGCAGAAGGCCTG gtcTTCAACCAAGGCTTAAGAAGATGTCTTGCCATGTTTAAAGACTCTTTGTCATTCGAGACATGTGACCTTAATAAGCAG AGTCAGCACTTTAGCTATACGTGGTTGAGGCACGTTCGGCAGGGGGACCTCTGCATCGCTCCCCAACAAAGCCTCAACAGTTTTTCTGTAGTCTCCTGCGACAACGCGAAAGCTGAGCTCCGCTGGTTCCACAAATCTTCTAAATCGACTCTT GCGGATCACTTCATAGCGGAGTTCGCTTCCCAGCACATGTGCCTGGAAGCAGAATCTCGAGACGATtctcttcacctcagcccctgTGACTCCAACAACAGCTTCCAGAAGTGGCAGTTCACACACTATTATGCTTCAGTGTGA
- the LOC101173266 gene encoding uncharacterized protein LOC101173266, producing METGSFIPNYPGLRVEGGAKTPRVSEVFGGNTPDVFQMADESDSRSDEMGDDSVFYSDEEQEQKDGLAFLSSHFGVKRCRQLVNSVAEGETVQQIEEDPGEVFINHGSLEKQAMWTKEEFHSLHMLSSHKINALQPGEAPAEFTKTLPTSWKDVQQQQCAEVDIRTEHDKDTPEEKVNLQALLSSRNLLNPFNEKSQHLPKAETQRRRNRQLQQDSEMEQILQTHPQFPQNPNPSPPTLPSLKKSGGFNHLTSSKYSTVSYRRICKGNTQQKIKDYEIKLRKK from the exons ATGGAAACTGGCTCTTTTATTCCCAATTATCCAGGACTCAGAGTAGAGGGAGGTGCAAAAACACCTCGGGTATCGGAGGTCTTTGGTGGAAACACACCTGACGTCTTTCAGATGGCGGATGAAAGTGATTCTAGGTCAGACGAGATGGGAGATGATTCGGTTTTCTACAGTGACGAGGAGCAAGAACAGAAGGACGGACTTGCTTTCCTGTCAAGTCATTTTGGTGTCAAAAGGTGCAGACAACTTGTCAACAGTGTAGCAGAAGGTGAAACTGTTCAACAAATTGAGGAGGATCCAGGAGAAGTCTTTATTAACCATGGAAGCTTGGAAAAGCAGGCCATGTGGACTAAAGAGGAATTCCACAGCCTCCACATGTTATCCTCTCATAAAATCAATGCTCTACAGCCAGGAGAAGCACCTGCTGAATTTACCAAAACGTTGCCTACATCTTGGAAAGATGTTCAACAGCAACAGTGCGCAGAGGTGGACATTCGAACCGAGCATGATAAAGATACTCCAGAAGAAAAGG tgAATTTACAAGCTTTGCTATCTTCCCGCAACCTGTTAAATCCATTTAATGAGAAGAGCCAACATCTGCCAAAAGCTGAAACACAGAGGCGTAGAAACAGACAGCTTCAGCAGGACTCGGAAATGGAGCAAATTCTTCAAACTCATCCGCAGTTTCCTCAGAACCCCAACCCGAGCCCCCCTACTCTGCCTTCCCTGAAGAAATCCGGTGGCTTCAATCACCTAACCTCCTCCAAATACAGCACCGTGTCCTACCGCAGGATCTGCAAAGGCAACACccagcagaaaataaaagactatGAGAtcaagttaagaaaaaagtga
- the cytip gene encoding cytohesin-interacting protein, protein MQATMNANGLQRRSSQDSCIVDNTLRKKNPLWYRRSLRGNSDRHRHNHGSQPRVCKPKQTNSLVDYMDPERTAVVLEKQDNETFGFDIQTYGLQPKNSSTVEMCTFVCKVKEDSVAENAGLTAGDIIITINGVSIEGLSHQQILELVRKSTNSLKVETVCGNIVKHLELEKKLKVLQQSLREKWMELQALTLQEKRLMRGNPKESIANSTMDSSSVPSPHLCRRGQRFSSDSSFRSVMTDDSDQASVFGDLSSPSPCSAVSTTDESYFFSKDFSSQSSLSRASSSSNHHHQLISRSSSSSLAGSSCSLSPTWEETRISSLFGTLPRKGRSRQSVRKHIFKLIPGLQRSVEEEEMGTATQ, encoded by the exons ATGCAAGCCACCATGAATGCCAATGGACTTCAACGCCGGAGCAGCCAAGACAGTTGTATTGTGGATAATacactgaggaaaaaaaatcctctgtgGTACCGGCGCTCACTCAGAGGAAACAGTGATCGACACAGGCACAACCATGGTTCTCAGCCCAGAGTGTGCAAG CCAAAACAGACAAATTCTTTGGTTGATTACATGGATCCAGAAAG GACCGCAGTTGtattggaaaaacaagataaCGAAACGTTCGGATTTGACATACAG ACCTACGGCTTGCAGCCCAAAAACAGCTCCACTGTGGAGATGTGCACGTTTGTGTGCAAAGTGAAGGAGGACAGTGTGGCGGAAAATGCTGGCCTGACCGCAG GTGATATTATCATCACCATCAATGGGGTTAGCATTGAAGGATTGTCTCATCAGCAGATACTTGAACTAGTCCGAAAGTCAACCAACAGTTTAAA GGTGGAGACGGTGTGTGGGAACATAGTGAAGCACTTGGAGCTGGAGAAGAAGCTGAAGGTGCTGCAG CAGTCACTGCGTGAGAAGTGGATGGAGCTTCAGGCGCTCACATTACAGGAAAAACGACTTATGCGAG GTAACCCAAAGGAGAGCATTGCTAACTCAACGATGGACTCCTCCTCTGTTCCGAGCCCACATCTGTGCCGCCGTGGCCAGCGTTTTTCCAGTGACAGCAGCTTTAGGAGTGTGATGACAGATGATAGTGACCAGGCCAGTGTGTTTGGAGACCTGAGCTCACCCAGTCCCTGCAGCGCAGTCAGCACCACAGACGAATCTTACTTCTTCTCTAAAGACTTCTCCTCGCAAAGCAGCTTAAGCAGGGCTTCATCCAGCTCCAACCATCACCACCAACTCATTAGCCGCTCCAGCAGCTCCAGTTTAGCCGGCAGCAGCTGCTCTCTGTCCCCCACCTGGGAGGAAACAAGGATCTCCTCCTTGTTTGGGACTCTGCCCCGGAAAGGCCGGTCCAGACAAAGTGTGCGTAAACACATCTTCAAGTTAATTCCTGGACTGCAGAGGTCAGTTGAAGAGGAAGAGATGGGAACAGCCACTCAGTGA